The DNA region GGCCATCACATCGGCCAGGCCCGACACATGGCAGATGCCGTCGGACACGCTGATAACCTTGCCGGTCTGATAAACATCAATGGAATTGTCCGTGCCGCTGAGCTTTTCACGAATGCTCTCCAGCACCGACAGCTCCTCCTGGTCATCCATGCGGCTGTTGAATTCCACCTCCTGGCTCAGTCGGTCCAACTGATGCGCCAGGGTTCCGTCGTACACGGTGTCGCCCACCTGCATACGCACGCCGCCCACCAGGCCGTCGTCCACCTCATTGCGCACGGAGAGGAAGGTCTCGCAGAGGATCTGCGTCACCTTCTTCATCTCCTCGTCGGTGAGGGGCTCGGGACTGGCGATAGAAATATTTAATTTCTTCAGTTCATTCATATTCAAAATATCACTCGGCATTGCTGCCACCACTTCTTTTACCTGCTCAATGTAGCGCTCCACCAGGGCCTGGCGCTCCGGGGCGAAGGTACTGGTTTTCAGAGTCTCCCCCGCCTGGCTTGCCACCTGGCGAATGACCTGGGCGCTCACCTGGCCGTGCATCTGGCTGCGCAGCTGCTTTTCCGTCTGGATAGCGTTGCGGCGCAGGGCGTCGGCCTCCTCGGTGCGGAGCTTCTCAGCCTCCCGGCTGCTTCGCTCCACCTGGGCCCGGGTCTCGGCCAGCAGGGCATCCTCCTGCTGCCGCGCCTGGTCCCGGGCCTGGGCCACATCTGTGCTGAGCCTTTGGGACTCCAGGTCCGCCTGGTGCGACTGCTCCAGGTCCTGAGCGATTTTCTCCTTTCGCTCCTTGAACATACGGACGATCATTTTCCGCGTGATAAGGAACAGCGCGCCGAACAGGATCACGAAGTTGATGACTGCGAATAGGAAGTCTTTTATGGTCATATTCGCCTCATTTCTCCTCTCTCGACCCTGGGTCGCCGCCCACAAGATGCCGTGTCAGGGCATCCACCAGCTGGGGCATCTGCTCCTGGGCCTGGGCCCGAAGCCGCTCCTGCTCGTTTTGGATGCGCCCATGGGCGTCCTGTATATCCCGGGCTGCCTGGGCGTGTGCCGCCTCCAGCACTCGGGAGCGTTCCTCCTCGTCGGCCGCTTTTCCTTCTGCAATCAGCTGTTTGGCCTCAGCGCTTCGCTCTTTCCAGCTCTCGCGCAGGGCGGCGGCGTTCTCCTCTTTCTTCCGCTGCGCCTCCCGGCCCTTCTCCAGGCCTGCGTCAATGCCCGCCTGTCGCTGGTCCATAAACTTGATCAGCGGGTCAAACAGGAATTTTTTCAGCACAAACAGCAACGCAAAAAAGCAAATGATGGTCCAAATCACTTCTGACACATTAATGCTCAAAGCGTGTGCCTCCTTTTTTTCTCTCGGGATGTGGTTTAGACCTTAGCCACCAGCATAAAGGCGATGAGCAGACCGTAAATGGTCAGTGCCTCCATCAGGGCCATAGCGATGATCATGCTGGAGCGGATGTTGCCGGCAGCCTCGGGCTGACGGGCGATGGATTCCATAGCCTTGGAAGCGGTGATACCCTGGCCGATAGCGGGGCCGATGGTACTCAGAGCAACAGCCAAAGCGGCTGCCAGTGCGATGATTGCGGATGAAGTCATGTTTTGTTCCTCCTAAAGTGATCTGTATTTTTTATTTGTCTTGCACATGAATAAATAAAGTATTTGCGCTTGTGGCGTGTCATTGCGAGACCGGTGCGCACACTGGTCGTGGCAATCCGTAACCCCCGTCCCCTTGGCCCCCTTGCCTAAAGGGGGCTGTCAGCGAAGCTGACTGGGGGATTCCACGCAGGCACTCCTTGCCACGCACTCCGTAGGGGCGGGGTTCTACCCCGCCCGCCGATAACGCAGGCACTTCTTGTACCCGTCCGTAGGGGCGGACGCCTCTGTCCGCCCGCGATCCACGCAGGCACTCCTTGCCACGCACTCCGTAGGGCGGGGTGCCCTCACCCCGCCGACCGGTCTTGCATCGCACTCCCGGCAGGGCACGCGGGCCCTGCCCTACAAAAATGCCCTGTAGGGCGGGACCCATGTGTCCCGCCGCAC from Vescimonas fastidiosa includes:
- a CDS encoding ATP synthase F0 subunit B, coding for MSINVSEVIWTIICFFALLFVLKKFLFDPLIKFMDQRQAGIDAGLEKGREAQRKKEENAAALRESWKERSAEAKQLIAEGKAADEEERSRVLEAAHAQAARDIQDAHGRIQNEQERLRAQAQEQMPQLVDALTRHLVGGDPGSREEK
- the atpE gene encoding ATP synthase F0 subunit C — protein: MTSSAIIALAAALAVALSTIGPAIGQGITASKAMESIARQPEAAGNIRSSMIIAMALMEALTIYGLLIAFMLVAKV